A single window of Actinoallomurus bryophytorum DNA harbors:
- a CDS encoding glycoside hydrolase family 3 N-terminal domain-containing protein produces MTLDEKISELHGDNSSTYAGTVPAIPHLCIPALTLDDSPAGVGHGMTGVTQLPAPVAGAATWDTDLAEQYGAVIGKEQWGKGDEVDLGPTVNIVRDPRWGRAFESYGEDPYLAGQIGSADVEGIQATGEMAQLKHWAVYNQEANRNNSNDDAIIDQRVEQEIYLSQFETVIKRSKPASKVAEDGSVLLKNTGGILPLSSRGKSSVAVNGRDAGPDALTTGGGSAAVAADSVVTPSKGIAARAGGNVKVQYAPGNSPYGALPSVPSSALTPSSGTGAGLTGTYYRGMTLSGDPITTQNTEQVDFNWNGGPPAPSAQTVTTPYGDWSAAFNNIGISDDSNPTSANFDGSGYSYSASQLAAVGIQPGKTGVDLFHLAGRAAWAGRQHRHAGAGDRPFRHRQQARPPRCGRSRNPERRLHHHLHRRQHVDLDDHAGRLVGQLTGRRPSSPPRPTGTSRPPGQAPTRSASTRRPCPSPRARRSPTSPCLTSPTCTCSPRH; encoded by the coding sequence ATGACACTCGACGAGAAGATCAGCGAGTTGCACGGTGACAACAGCAGCACCTATGCCGGGACCGTGCCCGCCATCCCGCACCTGTGCATCCCCGCGCTGACGCTCGACGACTCGCCCGCGGGAGTCGGGCACGGGATGACCGGCGTCACTCAGCTGCCGGCCCCAGTGGCGGGCGCCGCGACGTGGGACACCGATCTGGCCGAGCAGTACGGCGCGGTCATCGGGAAAGAACAGTGGGGCAAGGGCGACGAAGTCGACCTCGGGCCGACCGTGAACATCGTCCGTGACCCCCGGTGGGGCCGCGCCTTCGAGAGCTACGGCGAGGACCCCTACCTTGCCGGTCAGATCGGATCCGCCGACGTCGAGGGCATCCAGGCCACCGGGGAGATGGCCCAGCTCAAGCACTGGGCCGTCTACAACCAGGAGGCCAACCGCAACAACTCCAACGACGACGCGATCATCGATCAGCGCGTCGAGCAGGAGATCTACCTCTCGCAGTTCGAGACGGTCATCAAGCGGTCCAAGCCCGCCTCGAAGGTCGCCGAAGACGGCAGCGTGCTGTTGAAGAACACCGGCGGAATTCTGCCGCTGTCCTCCCGCGGCAAGTCCTCCGTCGCGGTCAACGGCCGCGATGCCGGTCCCGACGCGCTCACCACGGGAGGCGGCTCGGCGGCCGTAGCCGCCGACTCCGTCGTCACCCCCAGTAAGGGGATCGCAGCGCGCGCCGGCGGCAACGTCAAGGTGCAGTACGCGCCGGGCAACAGCCCGTACGGCGCCCTGCCGTCGGTCCCGTCCTCGGCGCTCACACCGAGTTCGGGGACCGGCGCCGGTCTGACCGGTACGTACTACAGAGGCATGACCCTCTCCGGTGACCCGATCACCACCCAGAACACCGAGCAGGTCGACTTCAACTGGAACGGCGGACCTCCGGCGCCATCCGCCCAGACTGTCACGACGCCCTACGGCGACTGGTCCGCCGCCTTCAACAACATCGGTATCAGCGACGACTCGAATCCGACTTCGGCGAACTTCGACGGCTCCGGGTACAGCTACTCGGCCTCGCAGCTGGCGGCCGTGGGCATCCAGCCCGGTAAGACCGGGGTCGACCTCTTTCACCTGGCCGGACGTGCAGCCTGGGCAGGCCGACAACATCGCCACGCAGGGGCAGGTGATCGCCCTTTCCGGCACCGGCAGCAGGCTCGACCTCCTCGGTGCGGGCGGTCCCGGAACCCAGAGCGGCGACTTCACCATCACCTACACCGACGGCAGCACGTCGACCTCGACGATCACGCTGGCCGACTGGTGGGCCAACTCACCGGCCGACGGCCCTCGTCGCCACCACGGCCAACTGGAACCAGCCGCCCACCGGGTCAGGCCCCCACAAGGTCAGCGTCTACGCGACGTCCATGCCCGTCACCGCGGGCAAGACGATCGCCTACGTCACCCTGCCTGACCTCCCCGACATGCACCTGTTCGCCACGGCACTGA
- a CDS encoding serine/threonine-protein kinase produces METRQSGHLVGGRYRLIEKLGAGGFGQVWKASDESLHVKVAVKQVWLPPTSSEAERSERLIRAQREARNAALLRDHPNIVAVHDVVIEGEIPWIVMRLVDGCSLQDRLDKQGPLPIDQVARIAVALLKALEAADAAGIVHRDVKPANVMLAGDSQVLLTDFGIAVGQTDSAMTAAGAVIGSMEYLAPERLQGRNGNVTSDLFSLGATLYQAVEGFSPFRRGTPSGSMSAVLFEQAPPPRRAGHLAALITRLLDKDPGKRPTIRQALTLVDVPASTSVLTPSSTKVVPTRPRRTGKTAVYAGAVLACAAMIGSIAYITINHRDGSRTHTPSAATTPSPHGSPTSGSSGAVGLPTGQITGNGGKCVDVLNGSGENGTPVDLYDCNGTPAQKWTVGADGTIRALGKCMDATGGETANGTKIQLYDCNGTPAQRWQRRSDGSVVNLNSGRCLDDTDGNTTDGNQTQIWDCIGNDNQKWTLPAA; encoded by the coding sequence GTGGAAACGAGGCAGTCGGGCCATTTGGTCGGCGGCCGCTATCGGCTCATCGAGAAACTGGGGGCCGGCGGTTTCGGGCAGGTGTGGAAGGCCAGTGACGAGTCCCTGCACGTCAAGGTGGCGGTCAAGCAGGTCTGGCTGCCGCCGACGAGTTCTGAGGCCGAACGGTCCGAGCGGCTGATCCGCGCCCAGCGTGAGGCCCGCAACGCCGCGCTGCTGCGCGACCATCCCAATATCGTCGCCGTGCACGACGTGGTGATCGAGGGTGAGATCCCCTGGATCGTCATGAGGTTGGTCGATGGGTGCTCTTTGCAGGATCGATTGGACAAGCAAGGGCCGTTGCCCATCGACCAGGTCGCGCGGATCGCTGTGGCCCTGCTGAAGGCTTTGGAGGCAGCGGACGCCGCGGGGATCGTGCACCGAGACGTCAAACCGGCCAACGTGATGCTGGCCGGTGACAGCCAGGTGCTCCTCACCGACTTCGGGATCGCCGTTGGTCAGACGGACTCCGCGATGACCGCGGCCGGTGCGGTCATCGGCTCGATGGAATACCTCGCTCCTGAGCGACTCCAGGGCCGGAATGGCAATGTCACCAGCGACCTGTTCTCCCTTGGGGCCACCCTTTATCAGGCGGTCGAGGGTTTCTCGCCGTTTCGCCGCGGTACCCCGTCGGGGTCGATGAGCGCGGTCTTGTTCGAGCAGGCCCCGCCGCCGCGGCGTGCCGGCCACCTCGCGGCACTGATCACCAGGCTTCTCGACAAGGACCCCGGAAAACGTCCGACGATCCGGCAGGCGCTGACCTTGGTCGACGTACCGGCCTCGACATCGGTCCTCACGCCTTCCTCGACCAAGGTGGTGCCGACGCGACCGCGGCGGACGGGAAAGACCGCCGTGTATGCCGGCGCGGTGCTCGCCTGCGCCGCGATGATCGGTTCCATCGCCTACATCACGATCAACCACCGCGACGGAAGCCGCACGCACACCCCGTCCGCCGCCACGACCCCATCTCCCCACGGGTCGCCCACGTCCGGAAGCAGCGGCGCCGTCGGTCTCCCCACCGGCCAGATCACCGGGAACGGCGGGAAGTGCGTGGACGTGCTCAACGGGAGCGGCGAGAACGGCACGCCGGTGGACCTGTACGACTGCAATGGCACGCCCGCGCAGAAATGGACGGTAGGGGCGGATGGCACCATCCGGGCGTTGGGCAAATGCATGGACGCCACCGGGGGCGAGACGGCGAACGGTACCAAGATTCAGCTGTACGACTGCAACGGGACCCCTGCTCAGCGATGGCAGCGCCGCTCGGACGGTTCGGTGGTCAACCTGAATTCCGGCAGATGCTTGGACGACACCGACGGGAACACGACTGACGGCAACCAAACGCAGATATGGGACTGCATCGGCAACGACAATCAGAAATGGACCCTGCCGGCGGCCTGA
- a CDS encoding IPT/TIG domain-containing protein, whose protein sequence is MSISSAGTIAAMQAVLSPSAGDVVEVAGHTVSHDGGGGTFFFDTTRITNATVSSARVTGATYNTTAPSPIVITAVAHSFVDGQAVLVQGVGGNTNANGVWLVERLSADTCVLLGSLGNAAYTSGGTATSVTVTTSAAHRLSPGGRAIIERVTGAGGFSLDGGYLPIGTLSPTTFTLALAPTGSYSDGGSVGDGGLSFPSNPSPAPVPGAHPEGRWVRRRDDTELNVKWFGAIGDGVEDDTESLVATIRVARTLKARVYLPGGNFRTTREIRLETYNTFTDHGLSIRGEGAEQNVHGGTQLTAGAGMRSILSVHAGNVTIKGLRFQCGARADHGLYLQGAGKLHLDDVHVVNALKDGYRVARTNDEGKAAINDGVYARELSASTCGTMYCSASVASRYGTLRAITPVEGTVSCTSGSLTISGSGTRFTSIPARGGDFIVIGAADDSTLQRLEIAKIVDDRTIEVHSFIKPSLNLSGQPFAIGVGDGWSEETHNDNNRARMDTGNFTSCAGSGVVCRGLYGPLLEHQEFFRCGFAGIVIGTLNGGSTVSFSTRISNPYFESTFYGGCIFLAQARGITIDQPMWLAQPDHRRLVVSDLVSNNSGIIGLLADYPNSDFPSPAGGVGLHPLGSTTKIDVPATQGRDFTNVGTLKLPSAGAAARIGASPYTTPIPIPRRNLNLEQDLSTLDGPADIKAIPTFPAGADGQEIAVCNIGKHPLTFHDGRGPGLATTLVLDCEPGGTVSLAPGQIMMLYYSTANFMKGKWTQRGAIATDVPALSSLDPKVANPAGGDSITITGTNLARATAVIVGSSPSTGPITVTANTATALTFTMPPRSAGTHNVLVTTGRGASNVLPIEMR, encoded by the coding sequence ATGAGTATTTCGAGCGCAGGGACCATCGCCGCGATGCAAGCCGTTCTTTCGCCGTCCGCCGGCGACGTCGTCGAAGTCGCCGGTCATACGGTGAGCCACGATGGCGGAGGGGGAACGTTCTTCTTCGACACCACGCGGATCACCAACGCGACGGTCAGCTCAGCCCGTGTCACGGGCGCCACTTACAACACCACCGCTCCCTCGCCGATCGTGATCACCGCGGTCGCGCATTCCTTCGTGGACGGCCAGGCCGTCCTCGTACAAGGCGTCGGCGGGAACACCAACGCGAACGGTGTGTGGCTGGTCGAGAGGCTCAGTGCGGACACCTGCGTGCTGCTCGGGTCCCTCGGCAACGCCGCGTACACGTCGGGCGGAACGGCGACGAGTGTCACGGTGACGACCTCCGCGGCGCATCGGCTTTCGCCCGGAGGCCGGGCGATCATAGAGCGGGTCACCGGTGCCGGGGGTTTCTCGTTGGACGGTGGTTACCTGCCCATCGGCACGTTGTCACCGACGACGTTCACCCTCGCTCTCGCGCCCACCGGCTCGTACTCGGACGGGGGCTCGGTCGGAGACGGCGGACTGTCGTTCCCGTCCAATCCCTCACCGGCCCCGGTTCCCGGCGCCCATCCCGAGGGGCGCTGGGTGCGGCGCCGCGATGACACAGAGCTCAACGTCAAGTGGTTCGGCGCGATCGGTGACGGCGTCGAGGACGACACAGAATCCCTCGTCGCGACGATTCGCGTGGCGAGGACGCTCAAGGCCAGGGTCTACCTCCCCGGCGGGAACTTCAGGACGACCCGAGAGATCAGGCTCGAGACCTACAACACCTTCACCGATCACGGACTGTCGATCCGTGGGGAGGGAGCGGAGCAGAACGTCCACGGCGGCACCCAGCTCACGGCAGGTGCCGGAATGCGGTCGATCCTCTCGGTCCATGCCGGGAACGTCACCATCAAGGGCCTCCGCTTCCAATGCGGAGCCAGGGCGGACCACGGGCTCTACCTCCAAGGCGCCGGGAAACTGCATCTCGACGATGTGCACGTCGTGAACGCGCTCAAGGACGGCTATCGCGTCGCGCGCACGAACGACGAGGGAAAGGCCGCGATCAACGACGGTGTCTACGCACGCGAGCTCAGCGCCTCGACCTGCGGGACGATGTACTGCTCGGCTTCAGTCGCCTCGCGATACGGCACCCTGAGAGCCATCACACCGGTCGAGGGCACCGTGTCCTGTACGTCCGGCAGCCTGACGATCAGCGGATCCGGAACCAGGTTCACGTCGATTCCGGCCCGAGGGGGAGACTTCATCGTCATCGGAGCCGCCGATGACTCCACGCTCCAGCGGCTCGAGATCGCCAAGATCGTCGACGACAGGACGATCGAGGTCCACTCATTCATCAAGCCGTCGCTGAACCTCAGTGGTCAGCCCTTCGCCATCGGAGTCGGCGATGGCTGGAGCGAAGAGACCCACAATGACAACAACCGGGCGCGCATGGACACCGGAAACTTCACCTCGTGCGCGGGATCCGGGGTCGTGTGCCGCGGCCTGTACGGTCCTCTGCTCGAGCACCAGGAATTCTTCAGGTGTGGATTCGCCGGCATCGTGATCGGAACCCTCAACGGGGGTTCCACCGTCTCCTTCAGCACGCGGATCTCGAACCCCTACTTCGAGAGCACCTTCTACGGGGGATGCATCTTTCTCGCGCAGGCCAGAGGGATCACGATCGATCAGCCCATGTGGCTGGCGCAGCCCGACCACCGTCGCTTGGTCGTCAGTGACCTCGTCAGCAACAACTCCGGCATCATCGGACTCCTGGCCGACTATCCCAACTCCGACTTTCCGTCACCGGCAGGTGGGGTCGGTCTCCATCCCCTCGGGTCGACCACGAAGATCGACGTACCGGCGACGCAGGGAAGAGACTTCACCAACGTCGGTACTCTCAAGCTGCCGAGCGCGGGGGCGGCCGCTCGCATAGGTGCGAGCCCTTATACGACGCCTATTCCGATCCCCAGGCGGAATCTGAATCTGGAGCAGGATCTCAGTACGCTGGACGGGCCGGCGGACATCAAGGCCATTCCAACGTTCCCGGCGGGCGCGGACGGACAAGAGATCGCCGTATGCAACATCGGTAAGCACCCCTTGACGTTTCACGACGGCCGAGGACCCGGACTCGCGACAACGCTCGTCCTCGACTGCGAGCCTGGTGGCACCGTCTCTCTCGCCCCGGGGCAGATCATGATGCTCTACTACTCGACCGCCAACTTCATGAAGGGCAAGTGGACGCAGCGGGGCGCCATCGCCACCGATGTTCCGGCCCTGTCGTCACTCGATCCCAAGGTGGCAAACCCGGCGGGTGGCGACTCGATCACCATCACCGGGACGAACCTTGCCAGGGCCACGGCCGTCATCGTGGGTAGCAGCCCGTCGACGGGACCCATCACCGTCACGGCGAACACGGCCACCGCCCTCACCTTCACGATGCCACCGAGGAGCGCGGGCACCCACAACGTGCTGGTGACAACGGGCCGCGGGGCGAGCAACGTCCTGCCGATCGAGATGCGGTGA
- a CDS encoding helix-turn-helix transcriptional regulator has product MDIVGSPDMFVGREHEMTVLRGKIAAVREGRGGIILVSGPAGIGKSRLVEEAVADAPGVVRGRCVADDGAPPLWPWLRILRRIRADLLPTELTGTATGVTAMDASESAGERFRLLAGLTDALLAAAEDFQGLVVVIEDLHDADEVSLALLRQVAIEAAHSWLLVIATHRDAATRQATDFVRTLVDLAHSGAASGVALTPFAVSQVARYLTAVPGGVALASLVHQRTGGLPLLVSAMARLLRKTDAARDSRGRLPTLPPADLRLIVAGMLAGLDPEARETVAAAAALGEGIDLGLLADVTDLFPAAVAGHLAALAQAGLLTVTGDAPPRYRFTHALVREGVVAESARVAATLHRRAALALERRVGADPAHAARIAAHWQRATEDDNDTKALRATVRWTRAAAAYALSALSPEEAASLLGQALETLDRTGGAGHVERAELLIELATAEYVASRIPECTGHCWDAADAADAAGRPDLLIAAALVLRGVADPAAAIRTAALCDRALSALEAAGDVTGADRDGGVISSVVARARLLARKACLEAESIRSADGASASAEALRLAEACGDRTALVDAVRARVGTLGRPEDVNERLRLGDLAISAGMSPAECMITVLGHTWRLDAAYQLANLSAVDDEVARLGELRAALYHPHAHWYHLRVLAARAALGGRFDSARSHSLEARQVATRMGDPFAVSVSGCFATVLALMRGDPREIPEGYPASLAPIVRIPVVGATHALCLYLTGETDEAFAEYEHLRLLLREPISEVRGMVMLQLLTELVEAFDDSEAAAWAHADWLPWAATAGLPGDSITFSFGSCARGVGRMAAIMGRLDEAIDALRTAVDVNLRLDARPWLTHTWLTLADVLRRRAGPGDHAEAAGLATRAAAEARRLDLPGPLARAHRSLIDIETRRRADDPLTTREREVAALVAKALSNRQIAERLVLSERTIESHVRNTLTKLGLNNRTELAAHLLGEQRREHPPGK; this is encoded by the coding sequence GTGGACATCGTCGGCAGTCCAGACATGTTCGTCGGGCGTGAGCACGAGATGACCGTGTTACGCGGGAAGATCGCGGCAGTGCGCGAGGGCCGGGGCGGGATCATTCTGGTGTCCGGTCCGGCGGGGATCGGCAAGTCGCGGTTGGTAGAAGAGGCCGTCGCCGACGCGCCGGGTGTGGTGCGGGGTCGCTGTGTGGCCGATGACGGTGCTCCCCCCTTGTGGCCGTGGCTGCGTATCCTCCGGCGGATCCGCGCCGACCTGCTCCCTACCGAGTTGACCGGGACGGCCACCGGCGTGACCGCGATGGACGCGAGCGAGTCGGCGGGGGAACGCTTCCGGCTGCTGGCCGGTCTCACCGACGCCCTGCTCGCGGCCGCGGAGGACTTCCAAGGGCTCGTCGTTGTGATCGAGGATCTCCATGACGCCGACGAGGTATCACTGGCCCTGCTCCGCCAGGTCGCGATCGAGGCCGCGCATTCGTGGCTTCTGGTCATCGCGACGCACCGTGACGCCGCCACCCGGCAGGCCACCGACTTCGTCAGGACACTCGTCGACCTGGCCCACAGTGGCGCCGCGAGTGGCGTCGCACTAACGCCGTTCGCGGTGTCGCAGGTCGCGCGGTATCTGACGGCCGTACCGGGCGGTGTCGCCCTCGCCTCGCTGGTGCACCAACGCACCGGCGGACTGCCGCTGCTGGTATCCGCGATGGCGCGGCTGCTACGGAAGACCGACGCGGCACGGGACTCTCGTGGACGGCTTCCCACGCTGCCACCGGCGGACCTTCGCCTGATCGTCGCGGGAATGCTCGCCGGGCTCGATCCCGAGGCGCGGGAGACGGTGGCCGCCGCCGCGGCACTCGGCGAGGGCATCGACCTCGGGCTGCTCGCCGACGTCACCGACCTTTTCCCCGCGGCGGTGGCCGGGCATCTCGCCGCGCTCGCCCAGGCCGGCCTGCTGACCGTCACCGGCGACGCGCCGCCGCGGTACCGCTTCACCCACGCCCTGGTCCGGGAGGGCGTCGTCGCGGAGTCGGCCAGAGTCGCCGCCACGCTGCACCGGCGTGCGGCCTTGGCACTAGAACGGCGTGTCGGCGCGGACCCCGCCCACGCCGCCCGCATCGCGGCTCACTGGCAGCGTGCCACCGAGGACGACAACGACACGAAGGCGTTGCGCGCCACAGTGAGATGGACACGGGCCGCCGCCGCGTACGCGCTGTCGGCTCTGTCGCCCGAGGAGGCGGCCTCGCTGCTCGGCCAGGCCCTGGAGACGCTGGACCGCACCGGAGGAGCAGGGCACGTCGAGCGGGCGGAACTGCTCATCGAACTCGCGACCGCCGAATACGTCGCCAGCAGAATCCCGGAGTGCACCGGCCACTGCTGGGACGCGGCCGATGCCGCCGATGCCGCTGGACGTCCCGATCTGCTGATCGCGGCCGCGCTGGTCCTCCGCGGAGTCGCCGACCCGGCGGCCGCCATCAGGACGGCCGCGTTGTGCGACCGCGCGTTGTCCGCCCTGGAAGCGGCGGGGGACGTAACAGGCGCCGATCGTGACGGCGGCGTCATCTCATCGGTCGTCGCCCGCGCCCGCCTGCTCGCCCGTAAGGCGTGTCTGGAGGCCGAGTCCATCCGGTCGGCCGACGGGGCGTCGGCATCGGCCGAGGCACTGCGACTGGCCGAGGCGTGCGGTGACCGGACCGCGTTGGTCGATGCCGTACGGGCCCGGGTCGGAACTCTCGGCCGGCCGGAGGACGTGAACGAACGTCTGAGGTTGGGCGACCTGGCCATCAGCGCCGGCATGTCTCCCGCAGAATGCATGATCACGGTTCTCGGCCACACGTGGCGCCTCGACGCGGCCTACCAGCTGGCGAACCTGTCCGCCGTCGATGACGAAGTCGCCCGCCTCGGTGAGCTCCGGGCCGCCCTTTACCATCCCCATGCGCACTGGTACCACTTACGCGTACTGGCGGCGCGGGCGGCGTTGGGCGGCCGGTTCGACTCGGCCCGTTCCCATTCGCTGGAGGCGAGGCAGGTCGCCACCCGAATGGGTGACCCCTTCGCGGTTTCCGTCTCGGGGTGCTTCGCGACGGTTCTCGCGCTCATGCGCGGCGACCCGCGTGAGATTCCCGAGGGCTACCCGGCATCGCTGGCGCCGATCGTGCGGATCCCTGTCGTCGGGGCCACCCATGCCCTGTGCCTGTACCTCACCGGCGAGACCGACGAGGCCTTCGCCGAGTACGAACACCTGCGCCTGCTGCTGCGCGAGCCGATATCCGAAGTACGAGGGATGGTGATGCTTCAGCTGTTGACCGAGCTCGTCGAGGCGTTCGACGACAGCGAGGCGGCGGCCTGGGCGCACGCCGACTGGCTCCCTTGGGCCGCCACCGCCGGTCTGCCCGGCGACTCCATCACCTTTTCCTTCGGCTCCTGCGCCCGGGGCGTCGGCCGGATGGCCGCCATCATGGGCCGGCTCGACGAAGCGATCGATGCCCTGCGAACCGCGGTCGACGTCAACCTGCGTCTCGACGCCCGCCCCTGGCTCACCCACACCTGGCTCACCCTCGCCGACGTACTACGACGCCGCGCCGGCCCCGGAGATCACGCCGAGGCGGCCGGGCTCGCGACCCGGGCCGCTGCCGAGGCGCGACGGCTCGATCTGCCCGGACCGCTCGCTCGGGCCCACCGGTCGCTCATCGACATCGAGACCCGGCGCCGCGCCGACGACCCGCTGACGACCCGCGAACGCGAAGTAGCCGCCCTCGTCGCGAAGGCGCTGTCGAACCGGCAGATCGCTGAGCGCCTTGTCCTGAGTGAACGCACCATCGAGAGCCACGTACGCAACACCCTCACCAAACTGGGCCTCAACAACCGCACCGAGCTCGCCGCGCATCTGCTCGGTGAACAGCGGAGAGAGCATCCTCCCGGGAAATAG
- a CDS encoding WD40/YVTN/BNR-like repeat-containing protein, whose protein sequence is MERIWTQKYVIDVTSTSGSYTVSLPQLQDVALREDGNVPGGYPAVWLAAKNGTLWQHGVGMPPSSAGQQPSPGGIARVAVALNDTLWAVTAHGVLWCRLADGSWHQVPPTSDNKPLREVTVHRGTVWVVAEGSRMWRTRDGKTFEYQAVLASFARLSGRNNGEMWGTTTDGWLWHQDTNGVWWNAEGGKDQFWVDVSVSYEGTVWLVAGDGTVWTTTDGTAFLKRPGEGFSRIAAGRYDVVWAVKADGTLWLWQQKPAVPPPPPPPPPPPPAQTPPPPAPSEPRPQISVSTTGSGQSSVFHVKGSRFVPREGGQVTIRGARIGDGQVFNYYWTTQSSGGAITADLGIPCVPGIQISFSANDGRPDSTDHTDRFWSNTVTVSCP, encoded by the coding sequence ATGGAACGAATCTGGACGCAGAAGTATGTCATTGACGTGACCAGCACGAGCGGCTCGTACACGGTTTCGTTGCCGCAACTGCAAGATGTCGCTCTCCGCGAGGACGGAAACGTTCCGGGCGGCTATCCGGCGGTCTGGCTGGCCGCCAAGAATGGCACGCTCTGGCAGCACGGCGTCGGCATGCCTCCTTCCAGCGCGGGTCAACAGCCCAGCCCAGGGGGCATCGCCCGGGTCGCCGTGGCTCTCAACGACACATTGTGGGCTGTGACGGCGCACGGCGTGCTCTGGTGCCGGCTGGCGGATGGGTCGTGGCACCAGGTGCCGCCCACTTCGGACAACAAACCGTTGAGGGAGGTCACGGTACACAGAGGAACTGTCTGGGTCGTGGCCGAGGGTTCACGGATGTGGCGGACGAGGGATGGCAAGACGTTCGAGTACCAGGCTGTCCTCGCCTCCTTCGCACGCCTTTCCGGCCGCAACAATGGAGAGATGTGGGGCACAACGACCGATGGCTGGCTCTGGCACCAGGACACCAACGGCGTCTGGTGGAATGCTGAGGGCGGAAAGGACCAATTCTGGGTCGATGTATCGGTCAGTTATGAAGGAACCGTCTGGCTGGTCGCCGGCGACGGGACCGTGTGGACGACGACAGACGGAACAGCGTTCCTGAAGCGGCCCGGCGAAGGGTTCAGCCGAATCGCGGCCGGCCGGTACGACGTGGTGTGGGCGGTCAAGGCGGACGGCACTTTGTGGCTTTGGCAGCAAAAGCCCGCAGTCCCTCCCCCGCCGCCTCCACCACCACCGCCACCACCGGCCCAAACACCGCCGCCTCCGGCCCCGTCGGAGCCCAGGCCCCAGATCAGCGTGTCGACGACCGGTTCCGGGCAGAGCAGCGTGTTCCACGTGAAGGGGTCGCGCTTTGTCCCACGAGAGGGTGGACAGGTCACGATCCGCGGCGCACGAATCGGCGACGGGCAGGTCTTCAACTACTACTGGACAACCCAGTCATCAGGTGGCGCGATCACCGCCGATCTGGGAATTCCTTGTGTGCCCGGCATCCAGATCAGCTTCTCGGCCAATGACGGCCGGCCCGACTCGACCGATCACACTGACCGTTTCTGGAGCAACACGGTCACTGTCTCCTGTCCTTGA
- a CDS encoding SDR family NAD(P)-dependent oxidoreductase produces MTRWTGKDLPDLNGRTVVITGAGRGLGLITARELARAGAHVVLGVRDAGKARRAVAGLPGAFDIRSLDVADLTSVRAFADSWRGDLDILINNAGVMDIPGTRTADGLDLQTTTNYTGPFVLTNLLLERVTDRVVHVTSQLHRQGKIDVADLDWRTREYNGMSAYQASKLAVVLFSLELQRRLTAAGSPVRSVLASPGIARTSLAAHSRSNVINRFTFLTNDAERGALSVLYAATQDVPGNSYVGPDGLGGLRGHPALRRQGEIGLDQDMAARLWDATTELVGKVAPLAPVTAERVDWQNSITVLKDRRQ; encoded by the coding sequence ATGACCAGATGGACAGGGAAAGACCTTCCGGACCTGAACGGCCGTACGGTGGTGATCACTGGCGCCGGCCGTGGCCTCGGCCTGATCACGGCGCGCGAGCTCGCACGCGCCGGAGCCCACGTCGTGCTGGGTGTACGCGACGCCGGCAAGGCTCGCCGCGCCGTCGCCGGCCTGCCCGGCGCGTTCGACATCCGGTCGCTCGACGTGGCAGACCTCACCTCGGTGCGAGCCTTCGCCGACTCCTGGCGGGGCGACCTCGATATCTTGATCAACAACGCCGGTGTGATGGACATCCCCGGCACACGTACCGCGGACGGTCTCGATCTGCAGACGACCACCAACTACACCGGTCCGTTCGTGCTGACCAACCTGCTGCTCGAGCGCGTCACCGATCGCGTGGTGCACGTCACCAGCCAGCTGCACCGCCAGGGCAAGATCGACGTGGCCGACCTCGACTGGCGCACCCGCGAGTACAACGGGATGAGCGCCTACCAGGCGTCGAAACTGGCCGTCGTCCTGTTCTCCCTGGAACTACAGCGCCGCCTGACCGCCGCCGGCAGTCCGGTCCGCTCGGTGCTCGCCAGCCCGGGCATCGCCCGGACCTCTCTGGCCGCCCATTCGCGGTCGAACGTCATCAACCGATTCACGTTCCTCACCAACGACGCCGAGCGCGGGGCGCTGTCCGTGCTCTACGCCGCCACCCAGGACGTCCCTGGCAACTCCTACGTCGGGCCCGACGGGCTGGGCGGCCTCAGGGGCCACCCGGCCCTTCGCCGGCAGGGCGAGATCGGCCTCGACCAGGACATGGCCGCCCGGCTGTGGGATGCGACCACCGAACTCGTCGGGAAGGTGGCCCCGCTTGCCCCGGTCACCGCCGAACGGGTCGACTGGCAGAACTCGATCACGGTGCTCAAGGACAGGAGACAGTGA